In Staphylococcus lloydii, the following proteins share a genomic window:
- a CDS encoding DUF2294 domain-containing protein has translation MQKKEQAFANLVRSYRKKHVGKGPEKVEVTFKGSWAIAYMTGALSKVDNFYLKDERNEEMLRYARTEVIKQLYAEINPDDMEELVGAKFIKLFTDVDLADDEVVSIFVFDKSIE, from the coding sequence ATGCAAAAGAAAGAACAAGCATTTGCGAATCTTGTACGTTCCTATCGTAAAAAGCATGTCGGTAAAGGTCCTGAAAAAGTTGAAGTAACTTTTAAAGGAAGTTGGGCAATTGCTTATATGACGGGGGCTTTAAGTAAAGTCGATAACTTTTACTTAAAAGACGAACGTAATGAAGAGATGTTACGTTATGCACGTACAGAAGTAATCAAACAATTATATGCCGAGATAAATCCAGATGATATGGAAGAACTTGTCGGCGCAAAATTTATTAAATTATTTACAGATGTTGATTTAGCTGACGATGAAGTTGTATCAATATTTGTTTTCGATAAATCAATAGAATAA
- a CDS encoding sialate O-acetylesterase → MKSILLIGQSNMAGRGFLDDVEPIINENIKVLKNGRWQFMDEPIHSDRSVAGVGPSASFAAEWIAAHPNETLGLIPCADGGTSIEDWSTNQPLTRHAISEAKFAMETSEIIGILWHQGESDSNNGNFKQYKDKLITLIYHFRNELHNETLPFVIGGLGDYLGKTGFGKSAPEYAELNKIFEEICTSLSNCYYATGIGLQANPDGIHINAKSQRIFGVRYYDAFSNRHNIVKPLVNEQQRVAQIYDRKLTKNEQLYVQFALFSKNKISFNTFNERMATIHNS, encoded by the coding sequence ATGAAATCTATTTTATTAATAGGTCAATCCAATATGGCTGGCAGAGGCTTCTTAGATGATGTAGAACCGATTATAAACGAAAATATTAAAGTACTTAAAAACGGACGTTGGCAATTTATGGATGAGCCTATACATAGTGATCGTTCAGTAGCCGGCGTAGGTCCTTCTGCATCATTTGCAGCGGAATGGATTGCAGCACATCCAAACGAAACATTGGGCTTGATTCCCTGTGCAGACGGTGGAACTTCAATAGAAGATTGGTCTACCAACCAGCCTCTAACGAGACATGCTATTTCTGAGGCGAAATTCGCTATGGAAACAAGTGAAATAATTGGTATTTTATGGCATCAAGGTGAATCTGATAGTAACAACGGTAACTTTAAGCAATATAAAGATAAGCTTATTACTTTGATATATCATTTTCGCAATGAACTCCACAACGAAACATTACCATTTGTTATCGGTGGACTAGGTGATTATTTAGGCAAAACGGGGTTTGGAAAGTCTGCACCTGAATATGCTGAACTCAATAAAATATTCGAAGAAATTTGCACGAGTTTGTCTAATTGTTACTATGCTACTGGCATAGGCCTACAAGCTAATCCTGACGGTATTCATATCAATGCTAAATCACAACGTATTTTTGGCGTACGGTATTATGACGCATTTAGTAACAGACATAACATTGTAAAACCTTTAGTAAATGAACAACAACGTGTTGCGCAAATATATGACCGCAAACTTACTAAGAATGAGCAATTGTACGTCCAATTTGCTTTGTTCTCTAAAAATAAAATTTCCTTCAACACATTCAATGAACGTATGGCAACAATTCATAATTCATAA
- a CDS encoding CidA/LrgA family protein: MKYIQRALIILLQFILIIVITYIGNVIQKALHIPIASSIVGLILFFLLLQFKIIPVRIVEGAASFLLSTMIFYFVPSVVGAMNIGSVISIKFVAFIIVIVVGTCCVALISGYIAEKMIAKTEDGDEYTK, translated from the coding sequence ATGAAATATATACAAAGAGCGCTAATTATCTTATTACAATTTATACTCATTATTGTTATTACATACATAGGTAACGTTATCCAAAAAGCACTACATATCCCTATAGCGAGCAGCATCGTTGGATTGATTTTATTTTTCTTACTATTACAATTTAAAATTATTCCAGTTCGCATCGTTGAAGGGGCAGCAAGTTTCTTACTTTCCACTATGATTTTTTACTTCGTACCTTCTGTCGTAGGGGCAATGAATATCGGGTCTGTCATAAGCATAAAATTCGTGGCATTTATCATTGTAATTGTTGTTGGTACTTGTTGTGTCGCTTTAATTTCTGGTTATATTGCAGAGAAAATGATTGCCAAAACTGAGGATGGAGATGAATATACGAAATGA
- a CDS encoding LrgB family protein: MILLKTILMIILTIVVFFLSTKLQARVRNPLLNPALITALFIIIVLLLFGQNYDDYMLGGKWINYLLSCSVVSLAMPLYQHRHKIMKHAPVIFTSVLTAVCINFFIVYGALKILGFSKLTIITMLPRSITAAVGIQVSEQLGGNETLTVLFIMATGLLGSMAGEYLISLAKFKSSIARGLSYGNAAHGFGTAKALEYDFESGAYSSIGMILTAILSSILIPLFILLFY, translated from the coding sequence ATGATACTGTTGAAAACTATATTAATGATTATTCTAACGATTGTCGTTTTCTTTTTATCCACAAAACTACAAGCTCGTGTTAGAAACCCATTACTCAATCCCGCTTTAATAACAGCGCTATTTATAATTATTGTGCTGCTATTATTTGGACAAAACTATGATGATTACATGCTTGGTGGTAAATGGATTAATTACTTATTAAGTTGTTCTGTCGTCAGTTTAGCTATGCCATTATACCAACATCGCCATAAGATTATGAAACATGCCCCAGTCATTTTCACCAGTGTACTTACGGCTGTCTGTATTAACTTTTTTATCGTATATGGCGCTTTAAAGATATTAGGATTTTCTAAATTAACTATTATTACCATGTTACCAAGATCTATCACCGCTGCCGTAGGTATTCAAGTATCAGAGCAATTAGGCGGCAACGAAACGTTAACTGTATTGTTTATTATGGCTACGGGGTTATTAGGTAGTATGGCAGGCGAATATTTAATCAGCCTTGCGAAATTCAAATCATCTATTGCCAGAGGTTTATCCTATGGTAATGCTGCACATGGATTTGGAACGGCTAAAGCATTAGAATATGATTTCGAATCTGGTGCCTATAGTTCAATCGGCATGATTTTAACGGCAATCCTAAGTTCGATTCTCATTCCCTTATTTATCTTATTATTTTATTAA
- a CDS encoding SDR family oxidoreductase: MNLLDFHKQIKGYTQDRQPGIEKDMKPKPITELDDYAAGGKLKGKVALVTGGDSGIGRAVAILFAKEGANIAIGYYDEHEDAQNVVERVKSLGVRAKAYAHDLKKVEDSQQLVKDVVADFGQLNILVNNGGVQFPQDSFADITPEQIKETFETNIFGMMFLTQAAEPHLSKGDAIVNTTSVTAYRGSGHLIDYSATKGAIVSFTRSIATSLNEKGIRVNAVAPGPIYTPLIPATFSEDKVENQGGETPMGRRGQPAELAPAYVFLASDADSSYITGQVIHINGGDYITS, from the coding sequence GTGAATTTATTAGATTTTCATAAACAAATAAAAGGATATACACAAGATAGACAACCCGGTATTGAAAAAGATATGAAACCAAAACCTATTACAGAACTAGATGATTATGCTGCAGGTGGCAAATTAAAAGGTAAAGTGGCGCTCGTTACAGGTGGCGATTCAGGCATTGGACGCGCTGTGGCAATATTATTCGCTAAGGAAGGCGCTAATATTGCGATAGGTTACTATGACGAACATGAAGATGCCCAAAATGTCGTAGAACGTGTCAAATCTTTAGGTGTACGAGCAAAAGCTTATGCCCATGACTTAAAAAAAGTCGAAGACTCACAACAATTAGTCAAAGATGTCGTAGCCGATTTTGGTCAATTAAATATTCTAGTTAACAATGGTGGCGTACAATTCCCACAAGATAGTTTTGCGGATATAACACCAGAACAAATTAAAGAGACTTTTGAAACGAATATTTTCGGTATGATGTTCCTAACTCAAGCAGCAGAACCACACCTTTCTAAAGGTGATGCAATTGTTAACACTACGAGTGTAACGGCTTATCGTGGATCAGGACATTTAATTGATTATTCTGCTACAAAAGGCGCAATCGTTTCCTTCACTCGTTCCATCGCTACTAGTTTAAATGAAAAAGGAATTCGTGTGAATGCAGTGGCGCCAGGCCCAATATATACACCACTCATTCCTGCTACTTTTTCAGAAGACAAAGTAGAAAACCAAGGTGGCGAAACACCGATGGGCCGTCGTGGCCAACCAGCCGAATTAGCACCTGCCTATGTATTTTTAGCAAGTGACGCAGATAGTTCATATATTACTGGCCAAGTCATACACATTAACGGTGGCGACTATATAACTAGCTAG
- a CDS encoding ParB/RepB/Spo0J family partition protein produces MNIVKSADERLQLDDGSAIQQIATDQIKPNPYQPRKTFDDDKLDDLSRSIQQHGILQPIVLRTTITGYHIVVGERRFRAAKRAELTQVPAIVKSLSDEDMMELAIIENLQREDLNVIEEAESYRKLMDDLQLTQQQVAQRLSKSRPYIANMLRLLHLPSTVMRMIQQGELSGAHGRTLLALKSTAEITKLAKRAHREAWSVRYLEQYISDNKSPRENHKQQDTNTKPKFIKQQERQLKEQYGTNVAITTKKNKGQITFEFTSEAEFKRLVQQLNDKYKN; encoded by the coding sequence ATGAACATCGTAAAGTCTGCAGATGAAAGACTACAGCTAGATGATGGTTCTGCAATACAACAAATAGCGACCGATCAAATTAAACCGAATCCATATCAACCTCGAAAAACATTTGATGATGATAAACTTGATGATTTATCGCGTTCGATTCAACAACATGGCATTTTACAACCTATCGTATTACGTACAACAATAACTGGTTATCATATCGTAGTTGGGGAAAGACGTTTTCGTGCAGCAAAACGTGCTGAACTGACGCAAGTGCCAGCAATTGTAAAGTCATTATCTGATGAAGATATGATGGAACTGGCTATTATTGAAAATTTACAACGTGAGGATTTGAATGTAATAGAAGAAGCCGAAAGTTATAGGAAACTTATGGATGATTTGCAACTAACACAACAACAAGTGGCACAGCGATTAAGTAAATCACGACCTTACATTGCTAATATGTTACGTTTACTTCATTTACCATCAACGGTTATGCGCATGATTCAACAGGGGGAATTGTCGGGAGCCCATGGTCGCACGTTATTAGCATTAAAAAGCACTGCTGAAATTACAAAATTAGCTAAACGTGCACATCGTGAAGCATGGAGTGTTAGATATTTAGAACAATATATAAGCGACAATAAATCACCGCGAGAAAATCATAAACAACAAGATACGAACACGAAACCTAAGTTTATAAAGCAACAAGAACGACAATTGAAAGAACAATATGGAACAAACGTCGCCATAACTACTAAGAAAAATAAAGGACAAATCACATTTGAATTTACTTCAGAAGCGGAATTTAAAAGATTAGTACAGCAACTCAATGACAAATACAAAAATTAA
- a CDS encoding PLP-dependent transferase: MKNTELAQIALTEDHTGALANPIYLATAYQHPHLGQSTGYDYTRTKNPTRTAFEESFAKLERGLASFATSSGMAAIQLVCNIFKPGDEILVSFDLYGGTFRLFDFYEQQYGIRFKYVDFLNYEEVAQNINDNTRALFIEPISNPLMIEVDVEPYYVLSKKHDLLTIIDNTFLTPYLTTPLADGADIVLHSGTKYIGGHNDVLGGVVTVKDETLAEELAALHNMTGATLSPIDSYLLQRGLKTLHLRIDRSEHNAKLLAERCSDLDAIDEVLYSGRTGMLSLRLNKAFSVEKLLENIKVCIFAESLGGTETLITFPYTQTHVDMPDEEKDKRGIDAHLIRLSIGVEDYEDIEADLIQALDKAKVGVIS; encoded by the coding sequence ATGAAAAATACAGAACTTGCTCAAATCGCATTGACGGAAGATCATACTGGTGCGTTAGCTAACCCTATCTATTTAGCAACGGCTTATCAACACCCACACTTAGGACAATCAACAGGTTATGATTACACACGTACTAAAAATCCAACACGTACAGCCTTCGAAGAATCATTTGCCAAATTAGAGAGAGGGCTTGCATCATTTGCTACATCAAGTGGCATGGCAGCAATTCAACTCGTTTGTAATATTTTCAAACCAGGCGATGAGATTTTAGTTTCATTTGATTTATACGGTGGCACGTTTAGATTATTTGATTTTTATGAACAACAATATGGCATTCGCTTTAAATACGTTGATTTTCTAAATTATGAAGAAGTAGCTCAAAATATTAACGACAATACACGCGCCCTATTTATTGAGCCAATATCTAACCCACTAATGATTGAAGTTGATGTTGAACCTTATTACGTATTAAGTAAGAAACATGATTTGTTAACAATAATCGATAATACTTTCTTAACACCTTATTTAACGACACCGTTAGCAGATGGAGCTGACATTGTTTTACATTCAGGAACTAAATATATTGGCGGTCATAATGATGTACTTGGTGGCGTGGTAACTGTCAAAGACGAAACCCTCGCTGAAGAATTAGCCGCTTTGCATAACATGACTGGCGCAACGTTATCACCCATCGATAGTTATTTATTACAACGTGGCTTAAAGACGTTGCATTTACGTATAGATCGTTCCGAACACAATGCTAAATTACTTGCCGAACGATGTAGTGACTTAGATGCAATAGACGAAGTTTTATACAGTGGCCGTACCGGTATGTTGAGTTTAAGGCTTAACAAAGCGTTTAGCGTTGAAAAACTTTTAGAAAATATTAAAGTTTGTATCTTTGCCGAAAGTTTAGGCGGTACTGAAACATTAATAACATTCCCATATACACAGACACATGTTGATATGCCAGACGAAGAAAAAGATAAACGTGGTATTGATGCACATTTAATTAGATTATCAATAGGCGTTGAAGACTATGAGGATATTGAAGCTGACCTTATACAAGCGTTAGACAAAGCGAAAGTAGGAGTGATTTCATGA
- the metC gene encoding cystathionine beta-lyase MetC: protein MSLSKDTEVIFDSHRGHDYDSANPPLYDSSTFHQKVLGGGAEYDYARSGNPNRELLEEKLAKLEGGSYAFAYASGIAAISAVLLTLKADDHVILPDDVYGGTFRLTEQILTRFNIRFTTVDTTDISQIEQAIEDNTKLVYIETPSNPLFKITDVRAAAKVAHDHDLLLAVDNTFMTPLGQSPLELGADVVVHSATKFLGGHSDIIAGAAITNDKTLADALYLLQNGTGTALSAQDSWTLAKHLKTLPVRFKQSVDNAQKLEAFLQQRDEIAEVYYPGNNKLHLSQSQHGGAVLGFRLKDETKAQAFVDALSLPLVSVSLGGVETILSHPATMSHAAVPKEVRDERNITFGLFRLSVGLEDPDELIADLNYALKEAFNDSTTIGQTEEQHTSR, encoded by the coding sequence ATGAGTTTATCCAAAGATACTGAAGTGATTTTCGATTCACATAGAGGACACGATTACGATTCAGCAAATCCACCGTTATATGATTCTTCAACATTCCACCAAAAAGTATTAGGTGGTGGCGCAGAATACGACTATGCAAGAAGTGGTAATCCTAACCGTGAATTATTAGAAGAAAAATTAGCCAAACTTGAAGGTGGCAGTTATGCATTTGCCTATGCTTCAGGCATCGCAGCTATTTCAGCAGTGTTACTCACGCTTAAAGCTGACGATCATGTCATTTTACCTGACGATGTTTACGGTGGTACTTTCCGCTTAACAGAGCAAATATTAACACGATTTAATATTCGATTTACAACTGTAGACACAACGGATATATCACAAATCGAACAAGCAATCGAAGATAACACCAAATTAGTATATATAGAAACACCATCTAACCCTTTATTTAAAATCACAGATGTTCGTGCCGCTGCCAAAGTTGCACATGATCACGATTTACTTTTAGCAGTTGATAATACGTTTATGACTCCATTGGGTCAATCTCCACTAGAACTTGGCGCAGACGTAGTTGTGCATAGCGCTACAAAATTTTTAGGCGGTCATAGCGATATTATTGCAGGCGCTGCAATTACTAATGATAAAACATTGGCAGATGCACTCTATTTATTACAAAACGGTACAGGTACTGCCCTTTCCGCACAAGATAGTTGGACGTTAGCAAAACATTTAAAAACATTACCAGTAAGATTTAAGCAATCTGTAGATAACGCACAAAAACTTGAAGCATTTTTACAACAACGTGATGAAATTGCTGAAGTTTATTACCCAGGAAATAACAAATTACATTTATCTCAATCTCAACATGGTGGCGCAGTTTTAGGCTTTCGCTTAAAAGATGAAACGAAGGCTCAAGCTTTCGTTGACGCCTTATCATTACCTTTAGTATCAGTAAGTCTCGGTGGTGTAGAAACTATCCTGTCACACCCAGCAACAATGTCACACGCCGCGGTGCCTAAAGAAGTTCGAGATGAACGTAACATCACTTTTGGTCTCTTTAGATTAAGTGTTGGTTTAGAAGATCCTGATGAACTGATTGCTGACTTGAATTATGCATTGAAGGAGGCTTTTAATGACTCAACAACTATTGGACAAACTGAAGAACAACATACTAGTCGCTGA
- a CDS encoding bifunctional homocysteine S-methyltransferase/methylenetetrahydrofolate reductase translates to MTQQLLDKLKNNILVADGAMGTILYSEGLDTCPEAYNLSHPERVERIHRTYIEAGADVIQTNTYGANFEKLKAFGLEHKVKDIHQAAVKIAKKAASKDTFILGTVGGFRGVRQEELSLSAILYHTEIQVDTLIEEGVDGLLFETYYDLEELTNIIQATRNKYDIPIIAQLTASNTNYLRDGSKINDALQQVIDSGADVVGLNCHHGPHHMQQTFSHIELPEHAYLSCYPNASLLDLNNSEFKYSDNAEYFGKVAQKLINEGVRLIGGCCGTTPEHIHYIKSSIKDLTPIHNKKVVPITKQNAAAKSTTSKENLTTKVKRGATIIVELDTPKHLDTEKFFDNIQKLDDAEIDAVTLADNSLATVRISNVAAASIIKQNYNIEPLVHITCRDRNLIGLQSHLLGLSLLGVNEILTITGDPSKVGNLPGAMNVFDVNSKGLTEIAKRFNQGMNTDGDALKKKTNFNIAGAFDPNVRKLDGAIRRLEKKIDSGMDYFITQPVYSKDKIKTVYEATKHLDVPFFIGIMPITSYNNALFLHNEVPGIKLSEDILTRFEAVKDDRDKTRELSIEICKELIDTVHEYFNGLYLITPFQRADLSLELAAYSKSITSNSQEAIL, encoded by the coding sequence ATGACTCAACAACTATTGGACAAACTGAAGAACAACATACTAGTCGCTGATGGTGCTATGGGCACGATTCTCTACTCTGAAGGGTTAGATACATGTCCAGAAGCTTACAATTTAAGTCATCCAGAACGAGTAGAACGTATACATCGTACTTATATTGAAGCCGGTGCAGACGTGATACAAACAAATACTTACGGCGCAAACTTCGAAAAATTAAAAGCCTTTGGTTTAGAACATAAAGTTAAAGACATTCACCAAGCGGCAGTGAAAATCGCTAAAAAAGCCGCTTCAAAAGATACATTTATCTTAGGTACTGTCGGCGGTTTTCGTGGCGTTAGACAAGAAGAATTAAGTCTATCTGCGATACTGTATCACACAGAAATTCAAGTAGATACTTTAATAGAAGAAGGCGTCGACGGTTTACTTTTCGAAACATATTACGATTTAGAAGAATTAACGAATATTATACAAGCGACACGTAACAAATATGATATTCCAATTATCGCCCAATTAACGGCGTCTAATACTAACTATTTACGTGACGGTTCGAAAATTAATGATGCTTTACAACAAGTTATCGACAGCGGCGCAGATGTCGTCGGGCTAAATTGTCATCATGGTCCGCATCATATGCAGCAAACTTTTTCACATATTGAATTACCAGAACACGCATATCTTTCATGTTATCCAAATGCTAGCTTGCTTGATTTAAATAACAGCGAGTTCAAATATAGCGACAATGCAGAATACTTTGGGAAAGTTGCCCAAAAATTAATAAACGAAGGTGTACGACTCATTGGTGGTTGTTGTGGCACGACACCAGAACATATTCATTATATTAAATCTTCTATTAAAGATTTAACACCGATACACAACAAAAAAGTCGTACCTATTACAAAACAAAATGCTGCAGCAAAATCCACGACTTCAAAAGAAAATTTAACGACTAAAGTTAAACGTGGCGCTACAATCATTGTCGAGTTAGATACACCAAAACATTTAGACACCGAAAAGTTTTTTGACAATATCCAAAAACTAGATGATGCAGAAATAGATGCGGTCACACTTGCCGATAATTCATTAGCGACCGTGCGTATTAGTAATGTTGCTGCGGCAAGCATTATTAAACAAAACTACAATATCGAGCCGCTCGTACATATCACATGTCGAGACCGTAATTTAATCGGCTTACAATCACACCTTCTAGGATTATCACTACTAGGCGTAAATGAAATTTTAACGATTACCGGTGATCCTTCAAAAGTAGGTAATCTACCAGGCGCCATGAACGTATTCGATGTAAATTCTAAAGGTTTAACAGAAATTGCTAAACGATTTAACCAAGGTATGAACACTGATGGTGATGCGCTGAAGAAAAAAACAAACTTCAACATCGCAGGAGCATTTGATCCAAACGTAAGAAAGCTAGATGGTGCAATCAGACGTTTGGAAAAGAAAATAGACAGCGGTATGGATTATTTCATTACACAGCCAGTTTATAGTAAAGATAAAATCAAAACTGTTTATGAAGCAACTAAACATTTAGACGTCCCATTCTTTATTGGCATTATGCCAATTACTAGTTATAACAATGCATTATTTTTACACAACGAAGTACCTGGTATTAAGCTTTCAGAAGATATACTTACACGCTTCGAAGCAGTTAAAGATGATAGAGATAAAACAAGAGAGTTAAGCATTGAAATATGTAAAGAGCTTATCGATACCGTTCATGAATATTTTAACGGCTTATATCTCATCACACCTTTCCAACGTGCAGACTTATCTCTGGAACTTGCAGCATACTCTAAATCGATCACTTCAAATTCACAGGAGGCAATATTATGA
- the metE gene encoding 5-methyltetrahydropteroyltriglutamate--homocysteine S-methyltransferase produces the protein MMTIKTSNLGFPRLGRKREWKKTIESYWSNKINADELNQQLTDLHKENLLLQKNYNLDSIPVGDFSLYDHILDTSLLFNIIPERFQGREVNNDLLFDIARGNKEHVASALIKWFNTNYHYIVPEWDHAEPKLNHNVLLERFNYAQSLNVNAHPVIVGPITFVQLSKGGNQTFEEKVETLLPLYKEVLQSLADAGAEYIQIDEPVLVTDTSEDFEDITRHAYDYFAQAGLGEKLVIQTYFERVNLKFLNSLPVKGLGLDFVHDNGYNLSQIEAGDLAKDKVLYAGIIDGRNVWAADIEAKQSLIEKLQNYTTELVIQPSSSLLHVPVSLDDETLDESIAEGLSFATEKLDELDALRRLFNDNDFAKFDELKARYERFQNQSFKNLEYDFDSVRSSRKSPFAERRKEQDAQLNLPDLPTTTIGSFPQSQEVRKQRAAWKNNRITDAEYNDFLESEIARWIKIQEDIGLDVLVHGEFERNDMVEFFGEKLQGFLVTKFGWVQSYGSRAVKPPIIYGDVKWNEPLTVKETLYAQGLTDKPVKGMLTGPVTILNWSFERVDLPREEVQNQIALAINEEVLALEDAGIKIIQVDEPALREGLPLRSEYHADYLNKAVHSFKLATSSVADATQIHTHMCYSQFGQIIHAIYDLDADVISIETSRSHGDLIQDFEDITYDLGIGLGVYDIHSPRIPTEEEITTAIDRALQQIDRSLFWVNPDCGLKTRKEDEVREALTVLVNSVDKLRKTKSTTV, from the coding sequence ATTATGACAATTAAAACATCAAATTTAGGTTTCCCAAGATTAGGTAGAAAGAGAGAATGGAAAAAAACAATCGAAAGCTACTGGTCAAACAAAATCAATGCTGACGAATTAAACCAACAACTTACTGATTTGCACAAAGAGAATTTATTACTACAAAAAAATTATAACTTAGACAGTATTCCAGTCGGTGACTTTTCTCTTTACGACCATATTCTTGATACATCATTATTATTCAATATCATTCCAGAACGATTCCAAGGTCGTGAAGTAAACAACGACTTATTATTTGATATCGCAAGAGGTAACAAAGAACACGTTGCCAGTGCATTAATCAAATGGTTTAACACAAACTATCACTACATCGTTCCAGAATGGGATCATGCAGAACCAAAATTAAATCACAATGTTTTATTAGAACGCTTTAACTATGCGCAGTCATTAAACGTTAATGCTCATCCTGTGATTGTTGGACCGATTACTTTCGTTCAACTTTCTAAAGGTGGTAATCAAACTTTTGAAGAAAAAGTAGAAACGTTATTACCATTATATAAAGAAGTTTTACAATCCCTTGCAGACGCTGGTGCTGAATATATTCAAATCGACGAACCTGTGTTAGTCACTGATACAAGCGAAGACTTTGAAGATATTACACGCCATGCTTATGACTACTTTGCACAAGCTGGATTAGGCGAAAAACTTGTAATCCAAACATACTTTGAACGTGTTAACTTAAAATTCTTAAACAGCTTACCTGTAAAAGGATTAGGGTTAGACTTTGTGCACGATAACGGCTACAATTTATCACAAATTGAAGCAGGCGACCTAGCTAAAGATAAAGTATTATATGCTGGTATTATTGATGGACGTAACGTTTGGGCAGCTGATATAGAAGCGAAACAATCATTAATCGAAAAACTTCAAAACTACACAACTGAATTAGTTATCCAACCATCATCATCATTATTACACGTACCAGTTTCACTAGATGATGAAACGTTAGACGAATCTATTGCAGAAGGTTTGAGCTTTGCAACAGAAAAATTAGATGAATTAGACGCGTTAAGACGTTTATTTAATGACAATGACTTTGCTAAATTTGATGAGCTAAAAGCGCGTTATGAACGTTTCCAAAATCAATCATTCAAAAATCTTGAATATGACTTTGATAGTGTCCGTTCTTCTCGTAAATCACCATTTGCTGAACGTCGTAAGGAACAAGATGCACAATTAAATTTACCTGATTTACCAACGACTACAATCGGTTCTTTCCCTCAATCACAAGAAGTACGTAAACAACGTGCTGCATGGAAAAATAACCGCATTACAGACGCTGAATATAATGATTTCTTAGAAAGCGAAATCGCACGTTGGATTAAAATTCAAGAAGACATTGGCTTAGATGTACTTGTTCATGGGGAATTCGAACGTAACGATATGGTTGAATTCTTCGGCGAAAAATTACAAGGTTTCTTAGTGACTAAGTTCGGTTGGGTTCAATCATATGGTTCTCGTGCCGTTAAGCCACCAATCATTTACGGAGACGTTAAATGGAACGAACCTTTAACAGTAAAAGAAACATTGTATGCACAAGGCTTAACAGACAAACCTGTTAAAGGTATGTTAACAGGCCCTGTTACAATCTTGAACTGGTCATTCGAACGTGTAGACTTACCTCGTGAAGAAGTTCAAAACCAAATCGCTTTAGCCATTAACGAAGAAGTTTTAGCTTTAGAAGACGCTGGCATCAAAATTATTCAAGTAGACGAACCAGCATTACGAGAAGGTTTACCTTTACGTTCTGAATACCATGCTGATTACTTAAATAAAGCAGTGCATTCATTCAAACTTGCAACATCTTCAGTGGCAGATGCAACACAAATTCATACGCATATGTGTTATTCTCAATTTGGACAAATCATCCATGCTATTTATGATTTAGATGCTGATGTTATTTCAATCGAAACATCACGTAGTCATGGTGATTTAATTCAAGACTTTGAAGACATTACGTATGATTTAGGTATCGGACTTGGTGTATACGATATCCATAGTCCACGTATCCCTACTGAAGAAGAAATTACGACAGCAATTGACCGTGCTTTACAACAAATTGATCGTTCATTATTCTGGGTTAACCCAGATTGCGGTTTAAAAACGCGTAAAGAAGACGAAGTACGTGAAGCATTGACTGTATTAGTTAACTCGGTAGATAAATTACGTAAAACAAAGTCAACTACTGTTTAA